The Bdellovibrio sp. NC01 genome includes the window TGTGGAGCCACTTATTACTCCCACTGAAATCGAAGTTTACTGGCGTCCTGATGAAGCAAAACAGGAATTCTCTGCGGAAGAGATGACTGCGAATGCACCAGCCCGTGCTGGCAACCTCTTTAAAGTACCTCCGGTCGTATAAGGCATAA containing:
- the gatC gene encoding Asp-tRNA(Asn)/Glu-tRNA(Gln) amidotransferase subunit GatC, with product MIDKKTIEHIAKLARLHITDEEANEYSAQLEKVLHNFEKIANIDTNNVEPLITPTEIEVYWRPDEAKQEFSAEEMTANAPARAGNLFKVPPVV